In Apium graveolens cultivar Ventura chromosome 10, ASM990537v1, whole genome shotgun sequence, the following are encoded in one genomic region:
- the LOC141692055 gene encoding uncharacterized protein LOC141692055, with protein sequence MTFSTEDYEDVIHPHEDPLIINPIIGQNKIWKVMVDTGSSANILFHKTYCKMNLAGEQLEPCNEAPLYAIGGHPIQFEGTITLPVLLGKLSYTAEKLVKFYVVRIESPYNAIFDRPFLSTFEAVESIPHLKLKFPTEKGVGEMRGDQKTARIIMLEDLEKDQEYEGPDGTRKRKRAESEPVEVGKH encoded by the coding sequence ATGACCTTCAGCACTGAAGACTATGAGGATGTCATTCACCCGCACGAGGACCCTTTGATCATCAATCCTATCATCGGGCAGAACAAAATATGGAAGGTGATGGTGGATACCGGCAGCTCAGCCAATATACTATTCCACAAAACCTACTGTAAGATGAACTTGGCGGGAGAGCAACTAGAGCCCTGCAACGAGGCTCCCCTCTATGCAATCGGAGGCCATCCAATTCAGTTCGAAGGAACAATTACTCTTCCGGTCCTCCTGGGCAAGTTATCGTATACCGCTGAGAAGCTGGTGAAGTTCTACGTGGTTCGGATTGAAAGCCCGTACAATGCAATATTCGACAGGCCCTTCTTATCAACTTTCGAAGCAGTGGAGTCCATACCCCACCTCAAACTCAAGTTCCCAACTGAAAAAGGGGTAGGAGAAATGAGGGGCGATCAGAAAACTGCCAGAATCATAATGCTCGAAGACCTTGAGAAGGATCAAGAATATGAAGGACCGGATGGAACCAGAAAGAGGAAGCGGGCAGAATCTGAACCAGTGGAAGTCGGGAAACATTGA